One genomic window of Aulosira sp. FACHB-615 includes the following:
- a CDS encoding DUF4255 domain-containing protein, which translates to MSNYLAIATVTATLKRVLENAVTGKVPGTSTTITVGQPDPKDAATSNDGRVNIFLYQVTPNSGWRNADLPTRRADGSLSQRPQLALDLHYLLSFYGDKTKLLPERLMGLVMKTLHTKPFLPRQLIQDTVADNAAILQGSDLAEQPEFVKFSPVSLSLEELSKIWSIFFQTQYVLSTAYQGTVVLIEPDDEPVVSLPVSDRSITVSATPPTVPASPPTITQIRSQAGAGEPITPGSRLLIQGQNFAQGEISFIQLQDQQINVENIHNTEIILTLPDVTEEGVKTLQIVYQNGIRSNLARFIVRAAGGVTP; encoded by the coding sequence ATGAGTAATTATCTGGCGATCGCCACTGTGACCGCAACCCTGAAACGTGTCCTCGAAAATGCCGTGACGGGCAAAGTTCCAGGGACTTCAACAACGATTACGGTAGGGCAACCAGACCCCAAAGATGCGGCTACTAGTAATGATGGCAGAGTGAACATTTTCCTTTATCAGGTCACTCCCAATTCGGGCTGGCGCAACGCCGATTTGCCGACTCGTCGCGCCGATGGTTCTTTGAGCCAACGTCCACAATTGGCACTTGATCTTCACTATCTCCTCAGCTTTTACGGGGATAAAACCAAACTATTGCCTGAAAGATTGATGGGGTTAGTGATGAAAACCCTGCATACTAAACCGTTTTTGCCACGGCAGCTGATTCAGGATACGGTAGCAGATAACGCAGCTATTTTACAAGGATCAGACTTAGCAGAACAACCGGAATTTGTCAAGTTCTCACCTGTGTCGCTGTCATTGGAAGAGTTATCTAAAATCTGGTCAATCTTTTTCCAGACACAGTATGTATTGTCAACAGCTTACCAAGGGACAGTTGTTCTCATTGAACCCGATGATGAACCAGTCGTGAGTTTGCCTGTGAGCGATCGCAGCATTACAGTGAGTGCCACGCCTCCCACTGTCCCCGCTTCACCACCAACCATTACACAAATTCGCTCACAAGCGGGAGCCGGGGAACCCATTACCCCAGGTAGTCGGTTGCTGATTCAAGGGCAGAACTTCGCCCAGGGAGAAATCAGCTTTATTCAGTTGCAGGATCAGCAAATTAACGTAGAAAACATTCACAACACTGAAATCATCCTGACGTTACCTGACGTTACAGAGGAAGGGGTGAAAACCTTGCAGATTGTTTACCAAAATGGCATTCGTTCCAATCTGGCAAGGTTTATTGTCCGCGCTGCTGGAGGTGTCACCCCATGA
- a CDS encoding ATP-binding protein produces MNLVAGDRWQSANHQYLVAALAVVRQKLEQFVQDQEGAEVSQDTADDSQQRLTLIAAAMTEPPSLEVVCNTFDLSDFERDVLLLCAGMELDAAFPRLCATIQGREQQAYPTFSLALTVFPDAHLSAIAPSSPLLHWRLIEVEESRVFTLSPLRLSRWALLYLMGMPHLDRELSVLMKPVVNRGALLPSYEAIADQLSTTWVEGSERGVLPIVQLCGEEVTAKWAIAATACEHVDLNLYRLSAQAIPQERRELETFLRLWQREVILSDRALLVDCDGGYHNDVAQESALHQLLEEIGGIVLVSSRDRRRLPQRPNLTIEVSKPTPTEQQAIWKAALGERQTEVNGQVEALVAQFDLSSSAIAAACIAASSPPSSSSPLASQLWDICRQQSRPRLEELAQRIEPAATWEELVLPEAQRQVLRDIAVHVRQRSQVYDTWGFRTKGNRGLGISALFAGSSGTGKTMAAEVLARELRLDLYRIDLSSVVSKYIGETEKNLRRVFDAAESSGVILLFDEADALFGKRSEVKDSHDRHANIEVSYLLQRMESYRGLAILTTNLKDALDQAFLRRIRFIVQFPFPDLPERVEIWRHIFPAATPTEGLEVEKLAQLNVAGGNIRNIAMNAAFLAAEAKEVVQMSHVLQAAKREYAKLEKSLTDGEIRGWVK; encoded by the coding sequence ATGAACCTTGTTGCAGGCGATCGCTGGCAATCTGCTAACCACCAGTATCTTGTAGCTGCATTGGCAGTTGTGCGGCAGAAATTGGAACAGTTTGTTCAAGATCAGGAAGGGGCTGAAGTATCCCAGGATACTGCTGACGATTCACAGCAGCGATTAACTTTGATTGCGGCGGCAATGACTGAACCCCCGTCCTTAGAAGTTGTTTGCAACACATTTGATTTATCTGACTTTGAGCGAGATGTTTTGCTGTTGTGTGCCGGGATGGAACTGGATGCGGCTTTCCCTCGTTTGTGTGCCACAATTCAGGGACGAGAACAGCAGGCTTATCCGACCTTTAGTCTGGCGTTGACGGTGTTTCCAGATGCTCATTTGAGTGCGATCGCTCCTTCTTCTCCCCTGCTGCACTGGCGATTAATTGAAGTGGAGGAGAGCCGAGTTTTCACCTTGAGTCCATTACGACTCAGCCGTTGGGCATTGCTGTATTTAATGGGAATGCCCCACCTGGATCGAGAGTTGAGTGTGTTGATGAAACCTGTGGTAAATCGCGGAGCATTGCTGCCTTCCTATGAAGCGATCGCCGATCAGTTATCAACCACCTGGGTTGAAGGTTCCGAGCGGGGAGTGTTGCCGATTGTGCAGTTGTGTGGGGAAGAAGTGACAGCCAAATGGGCGATCGCAGCTACAGCTTGCGAACATGTAGACTTGAATTTGTATCGCCTCTCCGCTCAAGCCATTCCCCAGGAGCGGCGGGAGTTAGAAACATTCTTGCGTTTGTGGCAAAGGGAAGTCATTCTGAGCGATCGCGCCTTACTAGTAGATTGTGATGGTGGATATCATAATGACGTTGCCCAGGAAAGCGCCCTGCATCAACTGTTGGAAGAGATTGGTGGCATTGTGTTGGTGAGCAGTCGCGATCGCCGTCGGTTACCCCAGCGTCCCAACCTGACGATTGAAGTCAGCAAACCCACTCCCACGGAGCAACAAGCTATCTGGAAAGCGGCTCTGGGAGAGCGTCAAACAGAGGTGAATGGACAGGTCGAGGCTTTAGTGGCTCAATTTGATTTAAGCAGTAGTGCGATCGCTGCCGCCTGTATTGCCGCCAGTTCTCCCCCATCCTCCTCCTCTCCCCTTGCCAGCCAACTCTGGGATATCTGCCGCCAGCAATCCCGCCCCCGATTGGAGGAACTGGCGCAGCGCATCGAGCCTGCGGCTACCTGGGAGGAATTGGTGTTACCAGAAGCCCAACGGCAAGTTTTACGGGATATTGCGGTGCATGTACGGCAGCGATCGCAGGTTTATGATACCTGGGGCTTCAGGACGAAGGGGAATCGGGGATTGGGGATTAGTGCGCTGTTTGCTGGTAGCAGTGGCACAGGCAAGACGATGGCAGCAGAGGTGCTGGCGCGGGAGTTGCGGCTGGATTTGTACCGGATTGATTTGTCGTCGGTGGTGAGCAAGTACATTGGCGAGACGGAGAAAAATTTGCGGCGGGTGTTTGATGCGGCGGAATCGAGTGGAGTGATTTTGCTGTTTGATGAAGCGGATGCCCTGTTTGGTAAGCGCAGTGAAGTGAAGGACAGCCATGATCGCCATGCCAATATTGAGGTGAGCTATTTGTTGCAGCGAATGGAATCCTATCGGGGTTTGGCAATTTTGACAACCAATTTAAAGGATGCGCTGGATCAAGCTTTTCTGCGGCGGATTCGGTTTATTGTGCAGTTTCCCTTCCCGGATTTGCCGGAACGGGTGGAGATTTGGCGACATATTTTCCCAGCAGCAACCCCGACGGAGGGATTGGAGGTGGAGAAGTTGGCGCAGTTGAATGTGGCGGGGGGCAATATTCGCAACATTGCGATGAATGCGGCGTTTTTAGCGGCGGAGGCAAAGGAGGTGGTGCAGATGAGTCATGTGTTGCAAGCGGCAAAGCGGGAATATGCCAAGTTGGAGAAATCGTTAACGGATGGGGAAATCCGGGGGTGGGTGAAATGA
- a CDS encoding phage baseplate assembly protein V, translated as MKRFFGKYRGKVTQNVDPQKMGRIQVSVPSVLGGGRFSWAMPCVPYAGKNVGFFVLPPIGANVWVEFEGGDPDYPIWSGCFWGMGEVPTEFALATKKGWKTESITLTLDDGPGGGFTLAVEPPVVQVPLKLVCNTQGIEINCNPAIIKLAASGIEMSNSPATVKILPSGVELDTPPATVKLSSDNIELSNGAASVKLSPASVSINNGALEVM; from the coding sequence ATGAAACGATTTTTCGGCAAATATCGGGGAAAGGTAACTCAAAACGTAGATCCCCAAAAGATGGGAAGAATCCAAGTGAGCGTTCCCTCGGTTCTGGGCGGTGGTCGCTTCAGTTGGGCAATGCCTTGTGTACCCTATGCAGGGAAGAACGTGGGCTTCTTTGTCCTGCCGCCAATTGGTGCCAATGTTTGGGTAGAGTTTGAAGGCGGCGATCCTGATTACCCGATTTGGAGTGGTTGTTTTTGGGGAATGGGTGAAGTTCCTACCGAGTTTGCCCTGGCTACCAAAAAAGGTTGGAAAACAGAGAGCATTACCCTTACCCTCGACGATGGCCCAGGCGGAGGATTCACTTTGGCAGTTGAGCCTCCCGTGGTACAAGTACCGCTCAAATTAGTATGTAATACCCAAGGAATTGAAATTAACTGCAATCCAGCCATTATTAAGCTGGCTGCTTCCGGGATTGAGATGAGCAACAGTCCCGCAACTGTGAAAATTTTGCCATCAGGCGTAGAATTAGACACCCCACCAGCAACAGTCAAACTTTCCTCAGACAATATTGAACTGAGTAACGGTGCTGCCAGCGTCAAACTTTCGCCTGCTAGTGTTTCCATCAACAATGGTGCTTTGGAGGTGATGTGA
- a CDS encoding GPW/gp25 family protein, protein MNTEIAYPFQIDDSSRRIANASPDDHIRQMIEQLLFTMPGERVNRPTFGSGLMQLVFAPNSDEMAAATQFLVQGALQQWLGDLIQVEALQVTSEESTLRVVVQYIIRRNQERQVAQFERGGVG, encoded by the coding sequence ATGAATACAGAAATTGCCTATCCATTCCAAATTGATGACAGCAGTCGCCGCATTGCCAACGCCTCCCCCGACGACCATATCCGCCAGATGATTGAGCAACTGCTATTTACAATGCCAGGGGAACGAGTCAACCGCCCTACCTTTGGCAGTGGGTTAATGCAGTTGGTGTTTGCTCCCAATAGTGACGAAATGGCAGCAGCTACTCAGTTTCTTGTCCAGGGAGCATTGCAACAATGGCTGGGTGATTTAATTCAAGTGGAAGCTTTACAAGTTACAAGTGAAGAATCTACCTTACGAGTGGTTGTACAGTACATTATTCGTCGCAATCAAGAACGCCAAGTAGCCCAATTTGAGCGAGGTGGAGTGGGATGA
- a CDS encoding phage tail protein, with product MAQFSVNPQRFDPYKNFKFRVKWDGRYVAGVSKVGSLKRTTEVVKHREGGDPSSDRLSPGRSTYEAITLERGVTHDTEFEKWANKVWNYGSGLGAEVSLKDFRKDIIIEVYNEAGQLAIAYKVYRCWVSEYQALPELDANANAIAIQTLKLENEGWERDYEVAEPSEPSLA from the coding sequence CACAATTTAGCGTTAATCCACAACGGTTTGACCCCTACAAAAACTTTAAGTTTCGCGTGAAGTGGGATGGTCGATATGTCGCAGGTGTGAGTAAAGTCGGTAGTTTGAAGCGGACGACGGAAGTTGTCAAGCACCGTGAAGGCGGCGATCCGAGTAGCGATCGCCTCTCACCAGGACGCAGCACCTACGAAGCCATTACCCTGGAACGGGGGGTAACTCACGATACAGAGTTTGAAAAATGGGCGAATAAAGTTTGGAACTACGGTTCTGGCTTGGGTGCAGAAGTTTCTCTCAAAGATTTCCGCAAAGATATCATTATCGAAGTTTATAACGAAGCTGGACAGTTGGCTATTGCCTACAAAGTTTATCGTTGCTGGGTTTCTGAATACCAAGCATTACCTGAACTAGATGCCAATGCCAATGCGATCGCCATTCAAACTCTCAAACTAGAAAACGAAGGCTGGGAGCGAGATTATGAAGTAGCAGAACCGAGTGAACCAAGCCTTGCCTAG
- a CDS encoding phage baseplate protein encodes MRPFTASDVITVWELGQQLHPLERAVLLLSFAYPDQSQQQLAMLSVGQRDRRLLLLRQMTMGSQLHSVTTCPNCGDRLEFALNISDIYINESLGSSYENKTIQIAGFECQFRLPNSHDLAILTADQTIEEAYCSLIERCVLQISQAGTPVSWEALPPEIIEQLAQQISDCDPQAEILLDLDCPNCQHRWQAIFDIVVFFWAELDALARRLLQEVHTLAKAYGWHEAEILSMTATRRQFYLDMVM; translated from the coding sequence ATGCGCCCATTTACTGCCAGCGATGTAATTACAGTTTGGGAGTTAGGACAGCAGCTGCACCCGCTAGAACGGGCAGTATTGCTGTTATCATTCGCCTACCCTGATCAATCTCAGCAGCAGTTGGCAATGCTCAGTGTGGGGCAGCGCGATCGCCGTTTGCTGTTATTGCGACAGATGACGATGGGTTCTCAACTCCATAGTGTGACGACCTGTCCCAACTGTGGCGATCGCTTGGAGTTTGCTTTGAATATCTCAGACATCTATATTAATGAATCATTGGGTAGTTCATACGAAAACAAAACAATTCAAATTGCAGGATTTGAGTGTCAGTTTCGTTTACCCAATAGTCATGATTTGGCAATCTTAACAGCAGATCAAACGATTGAGGAAGCATACTGCTCTTTAATCGAGCGTTGTGTTTTACAAATCAGTCAAGCTGGCACTCCCGTTTCTTGGGAAGCTCTACCACCTGAGATAATCGAGCAATTAGCCCAGCAGATAAGCGACTGCGATCCGCAGGCTGAGATATTGCTGGATTTGGATTGCCCAAACTGTCAGCATCGCTGGCAGGCAATATTTGATATCGTTGTGTTTTTCTGGGCAGAACTTGATGCTTTAGCCAGGCGATTACTGCAAGAAGTTCATACTCTGGCTAAAGCCTATGGTTGGCATGAGGCAGAGATTTTATCCATGACTGCTACTCGACGGCAGTTTTATCTGGACATGGTGATGTAA
- a CDS encoding DUF4157 domain-containing protein: MNTRTNTHKPMSSNSMRSTILSLSKISTGSCVPSTETLQEESLLHSNRYSYENFHTNLSTLRRTPRKSSQNATSSTLPKKLKIGLEQLSGIELSEVRVHTNSSKPSRLGAIAYTKGTDIYLSPGQEKYLPHEAWHVVQQKQGRVKGKMQVAGFSINHDAHLEKEADLMGNRASKLKSSSVLPSPIKVTSSSANQFAPIQCFIAIDPKSWLNGRVPNERLLKQYFYDFEIHNEIQKLREELLEENNKVILNRVVGFYYDSYNQADSTNDYSTVLQWLTSLVSTINYFSPLLKSTGDKSVNDYEDKSSRSWKDQAEALKEMHESKGKIEKLTFIDPNIDSKNRKNKVNSQELEQHKIPTIPYSVFKEVAPNNLVRLIRDIYFSWKTNIIFDMRTEDEIKKKDITSDHPGALRSWHMNTENSLPQIPMPETYKLNKIHSHYKKTSKEMNNVSIKMSNTSEISKDKEPVKDKEPIGYAEYTGTGIRNPLNSNRDVHNVKIVLDYVTGKIYVTVSHYGNWEIKNKGQEDERYSAVGQKAGSGEFSAWFHIDMNS, from the coding sequence ATGAATACCCGTACAAATACTCATAAACCAATGAGTTCAAATTCTATGCGTTCTACTATCCTTAGTTTGAGTAAGATTTCAACAGGTTCTTGTGTACCATCAACTGAAACTTTGCAAGAAGAATCACTCTTACATTCAAATCGATACAGTTACGAGAATTTTCATACAAATTTAAGTACTTTGAGGAGAACACCACGTAAATCTTCACAAAATGCCACTTCTAGTACATTGCCCAAAAAACTAAAAATTGGACTTGAACAGTTATCTGGCATTGAGTTATCTGAAGTGCGCGTACACACTAACTCTTCAAAGCCTAGTCGGTTAGGAGCAATAGCCTATACCAAAGGTACAGATATTTATTTAAGTCCGGGGCAAGAAAAATATTTACCCCATGAAGCTTGGCATGTGGTACAGCAAAAACAGGGAAGAGTAAAAGGTAAAATGCAAGTTGCTGGATTTTCTATCAATCATGATGCTCACCTAGAGAAAGAAGCAGATTTAATGGGAAATCGGGCAAGCAAACTGAAAAGTAGTAGTGTTTTGCCATCACCTATAAAAGTCACTTCAAGTTCTGCAAATCAATTTGCACCAATTCAGTGTTTTATAGCAATAGATCCCAAGAGTTGGTTAAATGGACGTGTTCCTAATGAAAGATTACTTAAACAATACTTTTATGATTTTGAAATTCACAATGAGATTCAAAAATTGAGAGAAGAACTTCTAGAAGAAAATAATAAGGTGATACTTAATCGTGTCGTCGGATTTTACTATGATAGTTACAATCAAGCAGATAGTACAAACGATTATTCAACTGTCTTACAATGGCTAACAAGCCTTGTTTCAACTATCAATTATTTCTCCCCATTGCTAAAGAGTACTGGTGACAAGAGTGTCAATGATTATGAGGATAAATCGTCAAGAAGTTGGAAAGACCAAGCAGAGGCTCTCAAAGAAATGCATGAATCCAAGGGAAAAATAGAAAAATTAACTTTTATAGATCCAAATATAGATTCAAAAAACAGAAAAAATAAAGTAAATTCACAAGAATTAGAACAACATAAGATTCCAACTATTCCATATAGTGTCTTTAAAGAAGTAGCTCCTAATAATCTTGTTCGATTAATTCGAGATATTTACTTTTCTTGGAAAACCAACATAATTTTTGATATGCGTACTGAGGACGAGATCAAAAAGAAAGATATAACCTCGGATCACCCAGGAGCATTACGGAGCTGGCATATGAATACTGAAAATAGCTTGCCTCAAATCCCGATGCCTGAAACCTATAAACTTAATAAAATCCATTCTCATTACAAGAAAACCTCAAAAGAAATGAATAATGTAAGTATAAAAATGAGTAATACATCTGAGATTAGCAAAGATAAGGAACCTGTAAAAGATAAAGAACCTATAGGATACGCAGAGTACACAGGGACAGGAATACGTAACCCTCTCAACAGCAATAGAGATGTACATAATGTAAAAATAGTGTTGGACTATGTGACAGGCAAAATATATGTAACTGTATCTCACTATGGAAATTGGGAGATTAAAAACAAAGGGCAGGAAGATGAGAGATATTCTGCGGTGGGACAAAAAGCAGGGTCAGGGGAGTTTAGTGCATGGTTTCATATAGACATGAATAGTTAG
- a CDS encoding putative baseplate assembly protein: MSDIQLDDFSRNLRRDRIISHPQQIGLDYIQVETNPLQLRLYFLPGVETKYNSLSQITATNIRITRGANVTTNLQVQGITLSPPNILQVQLLQVQDRQQDTSASGNFPVYTLELINVAHLDPFFSQASFSLEVDKPSPFDPLRSLPSLPEPPSTLEIDYLARDYSSFRQLMLDCLSVVMPQWKERHPADLGITLVEILAYAGDRLSYYQDAVATEAYLGTARRRISIGRHTRLIDYTMHEGCNARVWVQVQVKDEVTQPGLLLPARTKLITKSTNSSPGVAMTSAEYEKLLFQQTQVFETIYPLTVFRELNQINFYTWGAREFSLPLGATRATLQGNLANLKAGDVLILEEIQSKTTGNAPDPKHRHAVRLTKVTPQQDTLFAQEITEIEWHPEDALPFPLDIAIYQDTQSLENMSIAQGNIVLAEHGRRITAETLPPVPQTGRYRPQLQNIGLTHAVVYDVVKGKEQSANQTLTQNPDAATPMIEIHEEKSDRIWWARRDLLSSDRFANDFVVEMESDGIAHLRFGDGVRGRKPTSQNQLIANYRVGNGIQGNVGHDAIAHIVCDAEIGKKIIQVRNPLPAQGGTEPESIDQVRLYAPEVFRNQQQRCITAADYQKVLARHPQVQTAAVTIRWTGSWNTVFIAVKGRKNQPIDETFKATLRQFIAPYRLTGYDLEITAPQFVPLDIALTVQVAPGYFASSVKRLLLETFSNIDLPNGKRGFFHPDNWSFGQPVYVSQIVKTAMELPGVVQVEMPIKRFQRWGSPEGNEIETGKIAIAPLEIAHLDNNLDAPENGRIEFNCKGGL, from the coding sequence ATGAGTGACATACAACTTGATGATTTCTCCCGCAACTTGCGAAGAGATAGGATTATTTCTCATCCTCAACAAATTGGTCTGGATTATATTCAAGTAGAAACTAATCCTCTACAGTTGAGGCTCTATTTTCTGCCTGGGGTAGAGACTAAGTACAATTCTCTATCCCAAATCACAGCCACGAATATTCGCATTACCAGGGGTGCAAACGTCACCACTAACTTACAGGTACAGGGAATTACTCTTAGTCCTCCTAACATCCTGCAAGTCCAACTGCTACAGGTGCAAGACAGACAACAAGACACATCAGCATCAGGCAACTTCCCGGTTTATACCCTAGAGTTAATCAATGTAGCGCACCTCGATCCATTCTTCTCCCAGGCGAGTTTCTCCCTAGAAGTCGATAAACCTAGTCCTTTCGATCCATTGCGATCGCTCCCCAGTTTACCAGAGCCACCCTCAACCTTAGAAATTGATTATCTAGCTAGAGATTACAGCAGTTTTCGCCAGTTAATGCTTGACTGTTTATCGGTCGTCATGCCCCAGTGGAAAGAACGCCACCCAGCAGATTTAGGCATCACCTTAGTAGAAATTTTAGCCTATGCAGGCGATCGCCTCAGTTATTACCAAGATGCCGTAGCAACAGAAGCTTATCTGGGAACAGCAAGACGACGCATTTCCATTGGTCGCCACACCAGGTTAATCGACTACACCATGCACGAAGGCTGTAATGCCCGTGTCTGGGTGCAAGTGCAAGTCAAAGATGAAGTGACTCAACCAGGACTATTATTACCAGCCAGAACTAAATTAATCACTAAAAGCACCAACTCATCCCCAGGAGTAGCCATGACTTCTGCCGAGTATGAAAAATTATTATTCCAGCAAACCCAGGTATTTGAAACAATTTACCCCCTCACCGTCTTTCGCGAACTCAACCAAATTAATTTTTATACCTGGGGAGCCAGGGAATTTTCCTTGCCTCTAGGGGCTACCCGTGCCACATTACAAGGGAATTTAGCCAACTTAAAGGCAGGGGATGTACTGATTTTGGAGGAAATTCAAAGTAAAACCACAGGTAATGCCCCTGACCCCAAACATCGCCACGCGGTACGCTTAACTAAAGTCACTCCTCAACAAGATACACTCTTTGCTCAAGAGATTACTGAAATTGAGTGGCATCCTGAAGACGCTTTACCATTCCCCTTAGACATTGCCATTTATCAAGACACTCAATCTCTAGAAAACATGAGCATTGCCCAAGGTAATATTGTGCTGGCAGAGCATGGCAGAAGAATTACCGCCGAGACACTCCCACCCGTACCCCAAACCGGACGCTATCGCCCACAACTGCAAAACATTGGCTTGACACACGCCGTTGTTTATGACGTGGTGAAGGGAAAAGAACAGTCAGCAAATCAAACCCTGACCCAAAACCCTGATGCAGCCACACCGATGATCGAGATCCATGAAGAGAAATCTGATAGGATTTGGTGGGCGAGACGTGATTTATTGAGTAGCGATCGCTTTGCTAATGATTTTGTGGTGGAAATGGAAAGTGATGGTATTGCTCATTTGCGTTTCGGGGACGGAGTGCGGGGCAGAAAACCAACTAGCCAAAATCAATTAATAGCAAACTATAGAGTCGGCAACGGTATACAGGGTAATGTCGGCCATGATGCGATCGCACATATTGTCTGCGATGCTGAAATCGGAAAAAAGATTATACAAGTGCGAAATCCCTTACCAGCACAGGGAGGTACAGAACCCGAATCTATTGATCAGGTACGGTTGTACGCCCCAGAAGTGTTTCGGAATCAACAGCAACGCTGTATTACGGCGGCGGACTACCAAAAAGTTTTAGCACGTCACCCCCAAGTACAAACAGCCGCAGTTACTATTCGCTGGACTGGTAGTTGGAACACTGTCTTTATTGCGGTGAAAGGTCGGAAAAATCAACCCATCGACGAGACTTTTAAAGCCACATTGCGGCAATTTATCGCACCCTACCGCCTCACTGGCTATGACTTAGAAATTACTGCACCGCAATTTGTCCCTTTAGATATTGCCTTAACAGTGCAAGTAGCACCGGGATACTTTGCCAGCAGCGTCAAGCGGCTGCTATTGGAAACCTTTAGTAACATAGACTTGCCCAATGGTAAGCGTGGTTTTTTTCATCCAGACAACTGGAGTTTTGGTCAACCAGTTTACGTAAGTCAAATTGTCAAAACAGCAATGGAGTTACCAGGAGTTGTGCAAGTAGAGATGCCAATTAAGCGGTTTCAACGCTGGGGTTCGCCTGAAGGAAACGAAATCGAGACAGGAAAAATTGCGATCGCGCCTTTGGAAATCGCTCATCTCGACAATAACTTAGATGCGCCAGAAAACGGCAGAATTGAGTTTAATTGCAAGGGTGGCTTATGA